The nucleotide sequence TATCTAACTTGTAATCTATGAACAATTTTAAATAATGTATTTGAAGATATAGCCATAAAGTGTTTAATAAAAAATATGAATAATTAATAATGCAACAATATGTAAAACGTTAAAAGTTAGATGCACGGATGCATTATTTTTAAATTCATAAAATCTTGTCATTAGATTTATAACAATAAGGATATTTGTTGAAAAAAATCAACCAAGAGATAGAAAGATATAATAACATGCAAATGCAACGTTGTATCGTGAATGTTAACAAGTCTATCTTACATTTACTCGTTGACATTTCACCAAGAGTTGTTATTCAACAATCATCTCTCTAATATGCTAGACATCGTTGGTGTATTATCTTCTCCCGAATATCGTAgaaataatcacaactttcaagtaTGGTAAAGAATTACCACCATCTTCCTTGAACAGTTTGAAAGGTCTTTCAAGTACTAAAGGACCATTTTTGTAATTTAGTTAAGCCATTTGTATAATTTATTTAAGGTGGACCTCTCATCTTCAATTGAATTGTCGGTTGTGACCTAAACCAACACCACCACTAAGCACTAATAGTTTTCGAACCGTCAGAAAATCCGATATTACCGGTGTATAACGATAAACCGGTTGATACCCATGTTTAATTTTGAGTTTTAACGAGGATGAACCAGTTCTGAAACACGGCGTTACTTTttatatagagttaattacacggtttgggggggggggggggatagtgcacggtcctcccaaccgccggagtgatctctctctgggagccgctacccgaccaagctagctccgcggtgacttccccattccgagttcttaccctgggcgacatatgccactcccaagactcgaacccggtacctctaGGAAGAGGTGGGTGttggtggccaactgggctacccctaTGCCGAGTTAATTACACGGTTGGTCTCTGTGCTTTGCAAATATTGCACTTTTGCTCCTTGTGGTTGGTGTCGCTGATTGGAAATTATAACTAAAGTTTTCTTGATGTAGATGGTGTTAGTTTTTTTCAGTTAACTGAGTATGAAATGTCTATTATACCCTTATGATAATtgatattaattaaaaaataacatatttatatatgtgtgggACCCAAATCCTAACATACAAGAGTCAAACCCATATCTCTCTTACAAGAGTTAAACCCATATCTCTCTTACAAGAGTTAAACCCATCGTCTGCCCTAACTCAAGTCAACATCTCCGACCATACTAAGTCGCCGGAATATGAACCGTCACCCGACACCAACTCCAATTTAAAATCCAAATCAATAATCAACAACAAAGACCCGACACCACCTAACTATGCCAGTCAGTAAGGACTACCATAGTTACAAAATCCATACCATTGATAAGACCAAAGGGTATGGGGGTCGTCCCCTACCCGTCCCGAACCGTCCCCGACGTCGCACACCGCCCCCCAGTGGGTCGTCGCGGCTCTCACGGCTTCTCCAAGACGTTGGAGACGAGCCGAAAATGGGGGACCCCCTTCATTAATTGTCGTTTGATAACggctagtttaaaaaaaaattatttaatttaaaaccTATATAAATACCCACACATTTAaccatttttatacaaaaattcaCTCACTTTCTCCAAACAACTCCCTTTACACACCATTTTTATGCAAAAATTCACCCACATTCTCAAATAATCTTCTCTAAAAAATACACAAtgtcatcttcctcttcatcgGGTTCGACGGACACCATGGAAGccgtaaaatattttataaacaCGGTGGTAGCCGCGACACAACAAATTCTgaaagaagaggaggaagaggttTCGTCACAACCACGAAACAGGAACCCACACATAGACCGAGACCGAGAAAGTTAGTTATATTTTTATTCTTATATTTTTATTCTTATATTTTTATTCTTATATTTTTATTCTTATAATTTTATAGCGTtgcattatatttttatttatatgttatatatttttatttttatcgtGTAGGTGCTCACGAAAGATTAGTCGCCGATTACTTTGCCGACGAGCCATTGTACTCGGAGGCTATTTTTAGACGCCGTTTCAGAATGAGTCATCGACTTTTCTTACGTATAGCCGACGATTTAGCCGCTTATGACCCGTTTTTTACCTTGCGACACGATGCTAGAGGCAAAGGGGCTTCACCACCTTACAGAAATGCACTGCGGCAATTCGTCAACTAGCTTATGGGACGGCAGCCGATGCTTGGGACGAATACTTAAATTGTATCAACACCACCAAGCAACGCACGGTTTTCCAGGCATGCTtgggagcattgattgcatgcatTGGCCATGGCGGAATTGTCCTACCGCTTGGCGTGGAATGTATACGCGAGGTGATCAGGGACATCCAACAATAATTCTAAAAGCTGTTGCGTCTCAAGACTTATGGATTTGGCATTGGGATTCCTGGTTCGAATAACGACATCAACGTTCTACAAAATTCCGAGGTTTTTGACGATGTTATAAAAGGGATCGGTCCTGATACGAGGTTTACGGTTTCGGGAGTGGAGTACAGACGCGGGTATTATCTTGCTGATGGAATATACCCATAGTACTCTACAATTGTTAAAACTGTTAGGCATCTACCAGatggaaaaagaaagaaatttgccAAGTTTCAAGAAGCGGCTAGAAAAGATATTGAATGGTGTTTTGAGGTTCTCCAACAAAGATGGCATATTATTGAAAATCCAGCACGCGCTTTTACACCCAAAACGTTGCGATACTGTATGTATGCTTGTATTTTGCTGCAAAACATAATCCTCGAAGACGAAGGACATGCAATTTGTGAGTATGACGAGAATGCGGTGGAGCAGAATAATGTTCCAGTTAGCGAAGAACAACAAGATTTAAACAGGTTCTCGTTACATAACGATTTCACACATGCCAATCTTCAATCAGACTTGATCGAACACATTTGGAATCTCGGAGAAAACAACGagtagtttttttatttatttttaactttgGGCTTTTTTTAATGTAGCTTTAGGATTTTTTTAATGTAGCTTtaggattttatttaaatgtagtttttttttatttttatttactttgttttaattatttaactaaataaaaaaataataataaaaaggggGGGACTATCCAccacacccttgggtagtcccCAAGGGGATGGTCCTCCACCCTTGCTTAGGTGGCGCCTATGTGGCGGATGGTCCCTTTGGGGACTATCCAAACCATACCCTATGGTCTAATGATTAGGGCATCAGAATACCCTCAAACCCTAGTGAGATAGGCTGCAGATGTCTCATTTTCCTTTatcataatctttaaaagttgtgcTCTCAAGGTGAATTCCCATGAAGATGTATGTGGTACATAGGCACGTTCACAAAACTTGCGGCTCGCAGCTCGCTCAAAAGACGCTCAAGAAAAAAACTAGCTAAATAACCTCAATTTGAGATGACTTGAGCCGAGCTAGCTCACTTTGTaaccgagccaagctcgagctaaGCTCGGCTCTGTTCATAGCTCGGCTCGTTGGCTCGTTTAACTCCAAGCTAGAGTTTTAGCTGAGCTCGAGTCCACCCTGCAAAGGTGAGTGTCAATAGAGTCCACCCTGCAAAGATGAGCTCGGTGGCATAAGGCGGGCATAATAACGTACATAAGTGAATAAACCCATTAGTAACCAGAAAAGGATAGACCATAGCTTTCCAATAGCCATAGTTGGTAGAAGTTAACGTGAACCCAAACTTGTGTGAGTTGTGGACTATTTTCTCAGCAGAGGTGAAGAGAGTAATTGTGGGGATTATGGGTGCCATGGTGAATGGAGACCGTTTGCTTAATAGAGTAAAGAACCAGAGTGAGAGGGGTGTAGTTGGAAGTTGTTATCCGATGAGAATGTGTGATCGGAAGTTCTATGATGTGAATTCATTGTGGCCGATTGTTGTTGGTGTGCTGGTGTCGGAATTGCTGTTGGGTTTGCAGTTGTCGGAATTGATGTCGGGTATGCAGTTGTCGGAATTGTTGAAAGGTGTAATCAAAAGTTGTTCTCTGATGTTATCGATTGTTGTTGGGTCTGGTGTTGTTTGAAATGTTGTTGCTGGTGGTATATAGGGTTGCGGCAAATAGAGCTAGGAAATCATAAGCTCCGATACCAAGTtaaattgataaaaaaaattgtattgtACTTATTATACAACATCTTAAATGACAAAGTCGGTGGAAACACCACCGACTTTGTCTTCTTCCCCCTCTTCTTTTACGAATGTTGCAATTTTAGCCATTTGACTTTGTTATTTTTAAAGTTTCATAAAAAagcaaatttagtccctaaattACTACTCTATTTTACAAATAGTTTGCTTTTGCCACCCTAACTTTGTGGTAGTTTCCTTTCAAGCCccaactttgttatagtttcctTCTTACCCCATAACTTTATCAAAATTTTATCTTTACCCTTTCTTAGCACTTAGGTTTAGAAAATGCgatttttaaccacttaactttttattAACTTTGTAAATAACACTTTCACCCCCTCGAGAGTTTTTTTCTTGAAGACACCGGATTTGCCTTCCTCCCCATACTTTCACGGATGTTTCACTTTTAGCCCCTTGACTTTAGTATATTCAAAATttcataaaatggcaaatttagtccctaaactatTACTCCATTTTACAAATAGTTTGCTTTTGACACCCCAAATTTTTGGTAGTTTCCTTTTCAGCTCCAACTTTGTTATAATTTCCTTCTTAccccaaaactttatcaaattgTATCTTTACCCTTTCTAAGCCCTTAAGTTTATaaaatgcaatttttaaccacttaactttttattaactttgtaaatgtcactttgaccccctcgagagtttttgtcttgacgatataaattcgagttagtcgggtcgcgtataatacattatgattgtacgatataaattagatttacgttacgttttgatccaatcgcaatgcaactataggatacattgagttcaatcgggTACGTCAAAACGTGCGTTTCCATATgattaacacatcacataacactTGACTAATCCGTTCGATATTTGCGAGGTACCCGGTTCGCAAAGCGCACGGGTCTTATTACTAGTTATTGAGATATAACAAAGAATATAAATAGTTTACACATTTACATCAAGATCCCTCTATTTATATTTATACTAATATATAATATCGATTAATAGCACTCTATTTATACTAATATATAATGTCGATTGATAGCACGGAATGATGAGTAATGAGTATGACACATGGTCCTACAAGTTTATACATACaagtttatataaatatatacaaaatttttatattattaaactaaaCATACATAAACTATTGCTATAAATTTATTGTTCAAAAGTATAATAAGTTCATATATTTACAAGTAAAGTATGTACAAAGTTTATCaacttttttgttaaaaaaaaaaatcaaattgaaaGGGCCCCAAAACTTGTACCACCATCGCTCTTGTACCTTGTCATCCATGAGCATTTTGGCTGATGATtacaatttttttaacaaaaaatgtaACATAAATCAAACAAAAAGTACTATTCGTCTCCTTTTAAAAGAGAAATATATAAATTAAACAATCACTAATAATTTATGTCATAAACACAAATCAAAATACTTTTATATTACAAAAAAAACAGAGATGTAATTATTGACAATCAACACCTACATATTATTTTCACTATCAGACCGTTTACacaaaaataaaagaatataaatatatttaaaaaaaaaaaaacacactaaTCTAACATGCCATCCCAGTCATTAACTTGCATTGCAAGGTCAGTAGGGAACAAGTAAAACCCAAACAAGCATTTAATTATCACAAACCACACCACCTCACCTCACTTTCAACCTTTAAGCCCATCAATGTTTACACCGGACCACCGTCGCCACCCTTGTTTACACCGCAGCTACCGCCACCCATGACCGGAGTACTAGCATGAAACGCCGACTGCCTTGAGGGTTCTGCCAGTAACTTCAACGACAATGGTGACGGCTCGATGTTGTGTTGCTGCTCAGGATCTTTCAAGCTAAGCTGTTTCGACATCCCGACTAGTTCATCTAAATTCATGGGTTCTTTCGAGAGAACTGGGATTGGTTTCACGACCCGATGGTGCGATGCATCCGGTTCGGTACTGTTGTAATTAGTTGGTGATTCGAACTGGGCCATGGTTGATGGCCACACCGGGAATGGGACGGGTATGTAAGCGGGATAAAAAGCCGGTATTACAGGTGGAAGCTCGTTCACGGGTTGTTTTGACGATTCTTCTTTGACGTTTTCTTTTAGTTTTTCACCTGTAGAGGATTCCATGCATTGATCGGAATCGGGTTTTAACGAGAGTTTAAGCGAACAGTTGTCAGAATGATCCGTACCGCCCATACCGGCTGCTGGTGGCAGCATGAACTGATCTTCCGGTGTTTCTGCAGCCTGCAGGACGCCTCATATTATATAATTAATGTTATATTAACTTATAAAACTAACTAATATGATAATAATTAAtgttagagtaaactgccattttggtccctgtggtttggtcacttttgccactttagtccaaaactcaaactttttgcatctaggtccctgtggtttcagttttattgccattttggtccaaaaataaaatcagatcatatttgtcttataaaatcctgttattttgtccttttcggcaggggcaaaatgatcatttcttttttataaataaataccatattttataagacaaatatgacctgatttgcccctaaggaaaatgacaaaattgcaggattttataagacaaatatgacctgatttcatttttggaccaaaatggcaataaaactgaaaccacagggacccagatgcaaaaagtttgagttttggactaaagtggcaaaagtgaccaaacctcagggaccaaaatggcagtttactcttaatgTTATATTAACTTATAAAACTAATTAATATGATATTAAGAAGCAAGACAAACCATATCTGGAGCCATGTCAAAGAGGCTAGAACGCCTTTTTCTTCGAGAGGCGTTACATTGTCTAATGAAGTATTTCTGGGCATGACTGGCGACCTGAGTAGGAGTTCTGGATAAGACGTAATTACGCGCTATGCCACGCCAGTCTCCTTTGCCTAATTTTTGGAGACCAAGTAGGAACAACCGATGCTCCTCCTCTGTCCAGGGTGTACCTACAATAATGCAAGCATTTAATGCATTCAATATCCTATGTCAAACTTTGTTATCTCACGCGTTTGCTTTAGACCTTTTTTTTAGAATGACATAACACCCGTATAATCTTTATGGACCATGAACATCTCATACGGTTCACGTAATTTAGACGTTCACCAGTACCAAGTAGGGATGAGCTTTTTTCCCAAATACACATACCCGTACCCTATGTAGCACGGGGACTCCATTTATGTGGCCGTACCCGTCTCGGGTACTTGTCGGGGACGGAAACATCATGGGTACTCGTCGGGGACGTTTCCTAAACGTTTCCAATGTCGGGGACGTGTCTGGTAGAAGTATCCAGCCCGTTTCcatttatttttagggtttttacccTTTCAAATTCCACAACCGGCCATTGAATAAATAGACCTATCATATTCGGCTTCTCTAATCTCTAAACTCTCAAGTCTCATCATCTCTAATTCTCTATTGATTGCCGATCCCTCACTCGATGAACCggaatttgaaaatgatttgattattgataattaattacctttggaagatgtagtatttttggaatttgtttaatgtatttttatttttttttatattttttattgccGTACCCGTATCTTGGAATTTTGAGTTTTGCCGTTCCTCGTTCCCGTATCGTCCCCGTACCCGTTCCAGTGCTACTTAGCCCGTACCAGTTGTTGTACCCATACCGATTTTAGGAAATTCAGTACTTTCGGTATCACTACAGGTACAGGTAAAATAGGGTACGGGTACCGAATTTGATATCGACctttataagttttttttttaacttttatttcGTATTATGGTATTTATGGTACTCGTACTGATTTTACCTACTTGGTACCTGTATCGCATTGGTACCCATACCAgttttacctatttggtactcgTACCATATCAGTACTCGTGCCGATTTGACCTATTTAGCACCCGTATGAGTGctcaaaaactaaaataaaaacaaagtcGTACCAAAGCGGATACTGTACCGCAATACCCATACCCCTACCGTACCAATATATTCGTTACTGTATTTGGTACCCAGTTTTGTTCATATttggtatcggtaccggtactgTACCAATCCCATCCCTAGTACCAACAGAAATATGAATGTTGAAACCGGCATACGATTTTATCCCTACACAACTTCTTCATTTGCTAACTTATATCTATTGGTCTTAAAGTTTTTAAACACAATCTTAGGTCTTAACACCATACAACGTTAGGTTTACAACCAGGTGGCTTTATACAAAGTTACAATGTGAATGTTATGCTTGTACGAACACCCCCAACTCCTTTCGTAATCCTAACATATAATACCCAACATGTTCGCAAACTAACCAGCCGTCATTTTTACTAATGAGTTACGAATATCACGTGTTTGGATAAACCGACATAATTACGTCAATTCAATAACGTTGCCATAACCTCATAAATTTCAAAATCCTTTCCTTTTCCCCAAAACTTGTTTCTGCAACTCTGTTCTTTCTCTAGTTAACCACTGATAAGAGTGTCAACATGAACACTAGATATCATATAATGAACCCACAAAGTATATGTTACCAATAATTAGCATAAAGATATCGAAATCTCCCATATTAAACCTATATAAATCACTTAATTTCATCCACTTATACGGCAAAGATgctaatcaaatcaaatcaaaacaaaacaaaaggtGATAAAAAGGCAAAGTTATCCAGtgaaaagcaacaaccacagataatattaaaaaaaaaaaaaaaaaaaaaaactataataaaTCAACGATCAGGATCCTAAATCCTAATTATCATCATttcaaaatttaataaaaataataaaatgttgAAATGAGCACTGGGATTCATTCATTATTATTCATTGAATATTATCCAATCAGAGGATTGAAGAAAGAGAGATTGAATTAAAAAGCACCTTTTTTGCGATCTTGGCGACGTTTAGCGTGAGCAGGATCATCGGAAAGGTAACCGTCGATGGGGTCaggggaggtggggttgggtgaAAGGGCGGCAGCAGGGGAAGATGGGTGATAAAGAGCGGATAGGTTGCCCATACTGGCACTCTTCTTCATGATGGAGCCATCGGTGAGTCTGACACCGAAGAGTTTGATGCCAGGGGTGGTGCGAGTGGGGCAGGTGCGAGAGTTGTGGCCATTGTTGCTGCAATGGGAGCATCGCCGAGTCATTGTTGACTCGACTCGGCTCGGCCACCCGATTTGTTACCAGTTTGTGATTTATGAAGAGGTTTGTTTGATGGATTGCATGTGTGAAGGAGAAGGAGGAGAAGAAAAAAAGGAATGAATGAATTGGGGATGGATTTGATTTTAATTAAGGAAGCGGTGGGCGTACGTATCGTTTCAGATAACGTCCTGCCCTTCTTTTCCTTTCATTCTACCAATTGTCACATGTTTTTATGCTATCAAACTTtacttttaatataataatagtaGTGTTATTAAATCCGCGCGTTGCGCGGTGGGTGGGTATCAGTTCGTTTAATTACCGCACTGACACTCGTTATAGTAACCAATAGAGaaaaaaaatcatgatatgaTCAAAAATATACCAACACGGCGGGAATTTGATCGGTATCGGTTTGTTTTGTTACGTCAGCTACACTCGTTACAGCAACCCATAGAGAAAAAAAATCTTGATATGAT is from Helianthus annuus cultivar XRQ/B chromosome 9, HanXRQr2.0-SUNRISE, whole genome shotgun sequence and encodes:
- the LOC110880197 gene encoding transcription factor MYBS3 isoform X1; its protein translation is MTRRCSHCSNNGHNSRTCPTRTTPGIKLFGVRLTDGSIMKKSASMGNLSALYHPSSPAAALSPNPTSPDPIDGYLSDDPAHAKRRQDRKKGTPWTEEEHRLFLLGLQKLGKGDWRGIARNYVLSRTPTQVASHAQKYFIRQCNASRRKRRSSLFDMAPDMAAETPEDQFMLPPAAGMGGTDHSDNCSLKLSLKPDSDQCMESSTGEKLKENVKEESSKQPVNELPPVIPAFYPAYIPVPFPVWPSTMAQFESPTNYNSTEPDASHHRVVKPIPVLSKEPMNLDELVGMSKQLSLKDPEQQHNIEPSPLSLKLLAEPSRQSAFHASTPVMGGGSCGVNKGGDGGPV
- the LOC110880197 gene encoding transcription factor MYBS3 isoform X2, whose protein sequence is MTRRCSHCSNNGHNSRTCPTRTTPGIKLFGVRLTDGSIMKKSASMGNLSALYHPSSPAAALSPNPTSPDPIDGYLSDDPAHAKRRQDRKKGTPWTEEEHRLFLLGLQKLGKGDWRGIARNYVLSRTPTQVASHAQKYFIRQCNASRRKRRSSLFDMAPDMAAETPEDQFMLPPAAGMGGEKLKENVKEESSKQPVNELPPVIPAFYPAYIPVPFPVWPSTMAQFESPTNYNSTEPDASHHRVVKPIPVLSKEPMNLDELVGMSKQLSLKDPEQQHNIEPSPLSLKLLAEPSRQSAFHASTPVMGGGSCGVNKGGDGGPV